One window of Chlamydia sp. 04-14 genomic DNA carries:
- a CDS encoding transporter substrate-binding domain-containing protein has translation MKQFTFCLRALFCVFCLLLVGCSSSTERDKIWIVGTNATYPPFEFIDENGKVVGFDMDLAEAISKRLDKQLKVMEFSFDALILNLKKHRIDAILAGMSITRSRQKEIAMIPYHGEGVCELTIVSKQPIGKEDVLPLSRYSSVAVQTGTFHEDYLLSLPGVCVRSFDSTLEVLMEVGCKKSPVAVLEPSVARVVLKEFPDLYTTTIDLPEDWWVLGCGLGIAKDRPEHVKEVQKVLDELQADGTIRELEKKWGLDQKNF, from the coding sequence ATGAAACAGTTTACTTTTTGCCTCCGAGCCTTGTTTTGTGTATTTTGTTTACTCTTAGTGGGTTGCAGTTCTTCTACTGAGAGGGATAAAATTTGGATAGTAGGGACGAATGCAACCTACCCACCTTTTGAATTTATCGATGAAAACGGCAAGGTTGTGGGTTTTGATATGGATCTAGCCGAAGCTATTAGCAAAAGGCTAGATAAGCAATTGAAAGTCATGGAATTCTCTTTTGACGCATTAATCCTAAATTTGAAAAAACACCGTATAGATGCCATTTTAGCGGGAATGTCGATTACCAGATCGCGTCAAAAAGAAATTGCTATGATTCCTTATCATGGAGAGGGTGTTTGTGAGTTGACCATTGTGTCCAAACAACCCATAGGGAAAGAAGATGTTCTTCCACTATCTAGATATTCCTCAGTTGCCGTACAAACAGGAACTTTCCATGAAGACTACCTATTATCTTTACCTGGGGTTTGTGTGCGTTCTTTCGACAGTACTTTAGAAGTGCTGATGGAAGTTGGTTGTAAAAAATCTCCCGTAGCTGTTCTTGAACCTTCGGTTGCTCGTGTAGTATTGAAAGAGTTCCCTGACTTATATACGACAACTATAGATCTTCCTGAAGATTGGTGGGTTTTAGGTTGTGGCTTAGGAATTGCGAAAGATCGTCCTGAACACGTAAAGGAAGTCCAAAAGGTTTTGGATGAGCTACAAGCAGACGGAACCATTCGTGAGCTAGAAAAGAAATGGGGTTTGGATCAAAAAAACTTTTAA
- the aroF gene encoding 3-deoxy-7-phosphoheptulonate synthase, whose amino-acid sequence MLTTTYPLPHTLKRSPKDPNTILPLSSEISVGEGNPLLIAGPCTLESYEHTVAIGLTAKAAGATVLRGSIRKPRTSPYTFQGWEKERVIWHKEAQRIHGLLTETEVLDVRDIEITAENVDILRIGARNMQNFVLLQEASQSHRPIILKRHPSATIEEWLSSAEYLLNSPTCPGVILCERGIRTFEMSTRYTLDLNTVALLKEICPLPVIVDPSHAAGKHSLVVPLAKAAMAVGANGLMIEMHECPEKALCDGKQHITPKELTALFSSIREEYADTMYQNIEN is encoded by the coding sequence ATTCTTACGACCACCTATCCTCTACCTCACACACTAAAACGATCCCCTAAAGATCCAAATACCATTCTTCCCCTATCTTCGGAAATATCCGTAGGGGAGGGCAACCCTCTCCTCATTGCAGGTCCATGCACACTAGAAAGTTATGAACACACAGTAGCCATAGGCCTTACTGCTAAGGCAGCGGGTGCTACCGTATTGCGAGGATCAATAAGGAAACCTAGAACGAGCCCTTACACCTTCCAAGGGTGGGAAAAAGAAAGAGTTATCTGGCATAAAGAAGCTCAGCGTATTCATGGATTACTCACAGAAACGGAAGTTTTAGACGTCCGAGATATAGAGATCACAGCAGAAAATGTGGATATTCTTCGTATAGGGGCAAGGAATATGCAAAATTTTGTTTTACTTCAAGAAGCTAGCCAAAGTCACCGCCCAATTATCCTCAAACGTCACCCCTCTGCAACCATAGAAGAATGGCTATCCTCAGCTGAATATCTCCTCAACTCTCCGACATGTCCCGGAGTAATTCTTTGTGAGCGCGGTATACGTACTTTTGAAATGTCCACACGTTACACACTAGATCTCAATACCGTTGCCCTACTTAAAGAGATTTGTCCTCTTCCAGTAATTGTTGATCCCTCTCACGCTGCAGGAAAACACTCATTAGTAGTGCCTCTTGCAAAAGCTGCTATGGCTGTGGGTGCTAATGGATTAATGATAGAAATGCATGAATGTCCAGAAAAAGCTCTTTGTGATGGGAAACAGCATATCACTCCCAAAGAACTTACGGCTCTATTCTCCTCTATAAGAGAAGAATACGCTGATACTATGTACCAAAATATTGAGAATTAA
- a CDS encoding HEAT repeat domain-containing protein, whose protein sequence is MAEGSQSLRQHLLIHDFPEAIKEAKILLSSCECTLPEIRLALKAFAQGKDYATWSQEFNKCCQHYPQLAKDRDTLEDFAQQILCDGISHPSMTVRAVSILAIGLARDFRLVPLVLSSLSDDSVVVRTLALQVVLQYGTQSLKDAVYKIARHDESMQVRITAYQIAAMLDIEELLPYLQERANNKLIDGEERREAWKASLMLTPQLLTGSKVKEDMDQALFACELLRHEGDGKDEDVLLDLLSIQYPEIQETALRAALACGRRVSCESRKIADQVRHIAQTSPFPKVRLQAAAILYLQGDPLGEELLVKGLQSPFVSICEAASAAVCSLGIRGKDLANNYLHIVTSRKAAANLAILLLVSRTNIEKAGDVIADFICDPEMCWAIEQFLWDSQWNPKSAALPLYFDMVKREISRKLIRLLAVAKYSNVKKVTEDFLSNRQQQGWSFFSGVFWEEGDEQSAQVWTADKSFSSKLESTLAALCQKKNNESLYKAKGLYPKSRWQDKLAILEGIAFSENTEAVDFLLECCYHETPSLRSAAAGALFALFK, encoded by the coding sequence GTGGCAGAAGGATCGCAGTCTTTACGCCAACATTTGCTCATTCATGATTTTCCTGAAGCTATCAAGGAAGCTAAGATTCTTTTGTCTTCTTGCGAGTGCACGCTTCCCGAAATACGTCTTGCTTTGAAAGCCTTCGCACAAGGGAAGGATTATGCAACTTGGAGCCAAGAATTTAATAAGTGTTGTCAACACTATCCACAGCTTGCTAAAGATCGCGATACGTTAGAAGATTTCGCTCAACAGATTCTCTGTGATGGCATCTCACATCCTTCGATGACAGTTCGTGCTGTCAGTATTCTTGCTATAGGGCTCGCTAGAGACTTTCGTTTAGTTCCCTTGGTATTATCTAGTCTTTCTGATGATAGTGTTGTGGTGCGCACATTAGCTTTGCAGGTCGTCTTGCAATATGGAACACAGAGTTTAAAAGATGCTGTTTATAAGATTGCTCGTCATGATGAATCCATGCAGGTGCGGATAACGGCATATCAGATTGCTGCAATGTTAGACATTGAGGAGTTGTTGCCCTATCTTCAAGAACGAGCAAATAATAAGCTTATTGATGGTGAGGAGCGTCGGGAAGCGTGGAAAGCATCTTTGATGCTTACCCCGCAACTGCTCACAGGATCTAAAGTAAAAGAAGATATGGACCAAGCACTATTTGCCTGTGAGCTTTTGCGTCACGAAGGAGATGGAAAAGATGAAGATGTCCTCTTAGATTTGTTATCTATTCAGTATCCTGAAATACAGGAAACAGCACTGCGTGCGGCTTTAGCTTGTGGGCGTAGGGTAAGCTGCGAATCAAGGAAAATTGCTGACCAAGTGCGCCATATTGCGCAAACTTCGCCATTTCCTAAAGTTCGTTTGCAAGCAGCAGCAATATTGTACCTTCAGGGAGATCCTTTAGGAGAGGAACTTTTAGTTAAAGGTTTGCAATCTCCTTTTGTTTCTATTTGTGAAGCAGCTTCTGCTGCGGTGTGTTCCTTAGGGATACGCGGAAAAGATCTTGCTAATAACTACCTGCATATTGTCACCTCTAGAAAAGCAGCAGCAAATCTTGCGATTTTACTTCTTGTTAGCCGTACAAATATAGAAAAGGCAGGAGATGTCATTGCTGATTTTATCTGTGATCCTGAAATGTGCTGGGCTATAGAACAATTTCTTTGGGATTCACAATGGAATCCTAAAAGCGCTGCTCTCCCTCTATATTTTGATATGGTAAAGAGGGAAATTAGTAGAAAGCTGATACGTTTATTGGCGGTGGCAAAATATAGTAATGTAAAGAAAGTTACAGAAGATTTTCTTTCCAACCGTCAGCAGCAAGGATGGAGTTTTTTTTCAGGAGTATTTTGGGAAGAAGGAGATGAACAATCTGCACAAGTATGGACAGCAGATAAGAGTTTTTCTTCTAAATTAGAGTCCACATTAGCTGCATTATGTCAGAAAAAAAATAACGAGTCGTTATATAAAGCCAAGGGTCTTTATCCTAAAAGTCGATGGCAAGATAAACTCGCTATTTTAGAAGGTATAGCGTTTTCTGAGAACACAGAAGCTGTGGATTTTCTTCTAGAATGCTGTTATCATGAAACCCCTTCGCTACGCAGCGCGGCGGCAGGGGCTTTATTTGCTTTATTTAAGTAG
- the mtaB gene encoding tRNA (N(6)-L-threonylcarbamoyladenosine(37)-C(2))-methylthiotransferase MtaB codes for MTVVEVKGTFKLVCLGCRVNQYEIQSYRDQLNFLGYREITDPEVPCDLCIVNTCAVTGSAESSGRHAVRQVCRQNPDAFLVVTGCLGEADKEFFNSLERQCLLVSNKEKHQLMEKIFPSIQDLPEFRIRSFEGKSRAFIKVQDGCNSFCSYCIIPYLRGRSRSRPIQEILEEISGLVSQGYREVVIAGINVGDYQDEGKSLAHLIRQVDEIEGIERIRISSIDPEDVQEDLRDILLSGRHTCHSSHLVLQSGSNAILKRMNRKYSRSDFLDCVDALRSVDPKYAFTTDVIVGFPGETDQDFEDTLRIIEDVGFIKVHIFPFSPRERTKAYTFSSQLPQSVINERKKHLARVAKEVAHKEMAQRIGETLSVLVERIDEGIAYGHSPYFDMVGFPADRNVAVNTLIDVCIDAVEEDVLKGKRV; via the coding sequence ATGACAGTTGTAGAAGTAAAGGGAACGTTTAAGCTTGTTTGTTTAGGATGTCGTGTAAATCAATATGAAATTCAAAGTTATCGAGATCAGCTGAATTTCTTAGGCTATCGCGAAATTACCGATCCTGAGGTGCCTTGTGACCTATGTATTGTCAATACGTGTGCTGTTACAGGATCTGCAGAGAGTTCAGGACGTCATGCTGTACGTCAAGTTTGTAGACAGAATCCCGATGCTTTCTTAGTCGTTACAGGCTGTTTAGGAGAAGCTGATAAAGAATTTTTTAATTCTTTAGAAAGGCAATGCCTTCTTGTGTCCAATAAGGAAAAACATCAATTAATGGAGAAGATTTTCCCTTCTATTCAAGATCTTCCTGAGTTTCGTATTCGTAGTTTTGAGGGGAAATCTCGAGCTTTCATTAAAGTTCAGGATGGGTGCAATTCCTTTTGTTCGTATTGTATTATTCCTTATTTGCGTGGTAGATCACGTTCACGACCTATTCAGGAAATCCTTGAGGAGATTTCTGGATTAGTTTCTCAGGGGTACCGAGAAGTTGTAATTGCTGGAATTAACGTTGGTGATTATCAAGATGAGGGAAAGTCTTTAGCACATCTTATCCGTCAGGTAGACGAGATTGAAGGTATAGAAAGAATACGGATTTCTTCTATAGATCCCGAAGATGTTCAGGAAGATCTTAGAGATATTTTGCTTTCAGGAAGACATACATGCCATTCTTCGCATCTCGTTTTGCAATCGGGATCTAATGCGATTTTAAAACGCATGAATCGCAAATATTCAAGAAGTGATTTTTTAGATTGTGTAGATGCTTTACGTTCTGTGGATCCTAAATATGCTTTCACGACAGATGTCATTGTCGGCTTTCCGGGTGAGACAGATCAGGATTTTGAAGATACCCTACGGATTATTGAAGATGTGGGTTTTATCAAAGTACATATTTTCCCTTTCAGTCCTAGAGAACGAACAAAGGCTTACACGTTTTCTTCTCAACTACCCCAGTCTGTAATTAATGAAAGAAAGAAGCACCTTGCTCGTGTGGCAAAAGAAGTTGCCCATAAGGAGATGGCGCAGCGTATTGGAGAAACGCTTTCTGTACTTGTTGAAAGAATTGATGAGGGGATAGCCTACGGTCATTCTCCATATTTTGATATGGTAGGCTTTCCTGCAGATCGTAATGTAGCTGTGAATACGTTAATAGATGTATGTATAGATGCTGTCGAAGAAGATGTACTTAAAGGAAAACGTGTATGA
- a CDS encoding MBL fold metallo-hydrolase: MEKEIKGDFSSGKLTFLGSGNPEGIPVAFCSCEICAGKQVRRLRSSVLIEWAGKNFLIDVGPDFRQQMLENNIQKLDGVLLTHPHYDHIGGIDDLRVWYVVHQRSLPVVLSAYTYKYLCKSREYIVFPQGGDATLSASLDFTILNEAYGENTFLDLPYTYVSYYQKSCEVMGYRFGNLAYLTDMNRYDQEIFSYLSGVETLILSASPSQPPPAFYGRGHAHFTMSQAEDFASYVGAKKLIITHISHNLQKELADYSDKVCAYDGMEVSWSL, from the coding sequence GTGGAGAAAGAGATTAAGGGAGATTTTTCATCAGGTAAATTAACCTTTTTAGGATCAGGAAATCCCGAAGGGATTCCCGTTGCCTTTTGTTCCTGTGAGATTTGTGCAGGAAAACAAGTACGACGCTTGCGTTCTTCAGTGCTTATTGAGTGGGCAGGGAAGAATTTTCTTATTGATGTTGGTCCAGATTTTCGACAACAGATGTTAGAAAATAACATTCAAAAACTCGATGGGGTACTCCTTACCCACCCTCATTACGATCATATTGGAGGTATTGACGATTTGCGTGTTTGGTATGTGGTGCATCAACGTTCCCTTCCTGTTGTCCTTTCCGCATACACTTATAAATATCTCTGTAAGTCTCGTGAGTATATTGTTTTCCCCCAAGGTGGCGATGCCACTCTTTCCGCTTCTTTAGATTTCACTATTTTAAATGAAGCCTATGGTGAGAATACATTTTTAGATCTTCCCTATACTTACGTTTCCTATTATCAGAAATCTTGTGAGGTTATGGGATACCGTTTTGGAAATCTCGCGTATCTTACCGATATGAATAGATATGATCAGGAAATTTTCAGTTATCTTTCTGGTGTAGAAACTTTAATTTTATCAGCTTCTCCTAGTCAGCCTCCTCCAGCTTTTTACGGACGTGGACATGCACATTTTACTATGAGTCAGGCGGAAGATTTTGCGTCTTATGTAGGAGCGAAGAAATTAATAATCACGCATATTAGTCATAATTTACAAAAAGAGCTCGCAGATTATTCTGATAAGGTGTGTGCTTATGATGGTATGGAAGTTTCCTGGTCTTTATAA
- a CDS encoding sodium:solute symporter family protein has translation MNFGLFLGCLLGVQAFCLFVGRRGSSTVQDREGYFLAGRSLKTFSLTMTFIATQIGGGVLLGAAEEAARYGYMVILYPLGVALGLILLGVGPGRKLASGSIVTVVTLFESVYKSKKLRTIAFLLSALSLFFILVAQIVALDKLFSVFTYGKYLTAIFWITLVFYTSTGGFRGVVRTDIIQAIFLLIAVITCAISVWYGSSEFTPILSNSTFEPLPTSKLPGWIFMPMVFMIVEQDMAQRCVAASSPRRLQWAAIFAGIVILLFNFIPLFLGSLGARLGIAQGCVLIDTVAYISGPSLAAVMAAAIGVAILSTADSLISAVAQLVSEEVPKISSINYRYLICVIAVLAPLTAMGFSNIVDLLILSYSLSVCCLSVPIGAALLTRYQASSAAAWAAVLIGGGVYSCGYFITIPFSRDLISWLCSLLAFVFVEIFYVYSRKLSEGKA, from the coding sequence ATGAATTTTGGATTATTTTTAGGTTGTTTGCTTGGAGTTCAAGCTTTTTGTTTATTTGTAGGTCGTAGAGGTAGTTCTACGGTTCAAGATCGTGAGGGATATTTCCTAGCAGGAAGAAGTTTAAAAACGTTTTCATTAACAATGACATTTATTGCTACCCAAATTGGTGGCGGAGTTTTATTGGGTGCTGCTGAAGAAGCTGCGCGTTATGGTTACATGGTGATCTTGTACCCTTTAGGAGTGGCTTTAGGATTAATACTACTTGGTGTTGGTCCCGGAAGGAAATTGGCTTCAGGATCTATTGTCACTGTTGTGACACTTTTTGAAAGTGTTTATAAGTCAAAAAAGCTACGCACAATAGCCTTTCTTCTTTCGGCACTATCCTTATTTTTTATTCTTGTGGCACAGATTGTTGCTTTAGATAAACTGTTCAGTGTTTTTACTTATGGTAAGTATCTAACAGCTATTTTTTGGATTACATTAGTGTTTTACACATCCACAGGAGGATTTCGAGGAGTAGTAAGAACAGATATCATTCAAGCAATTTTCCTTCTTATTGCTGTGATTACTTGCGCTATTTCTGTTTGGTATGGCTCTTCTGAGTTTACCCCCATACTTTCTAACTCTACATTCGAGCCTTTACCAACGAGTAAGCTTCCAGGATGGATTTTCATGCCCATGGTATTCATGATTGTTGAACAAGATATGGCACAACGTTGTGTAGCAGCATCATCACCACGACGTTTGCAATGGGCAGCAATATTTGCAGGGATTGTAATTCTTTTATTCAACTTTATCCCTTTATTTTTAGGATCTTTAGGAGCAAGACTTGGTATTGCTCAGGGTTGCGTGCTTATTGATACTGTAGCCTATATTAGTGGTCCATCACTAGCAGCTGTTATGGCAGCTGCAATTGGTGTAGCAATACTTTCTACAGCAGATTCATTGATCAGTGCTGTTGCACAGCTTGTCAGTGAAGAGGTCCCTAAGATATCTTCGATAAACTATCGTTATTTAATTTGTGTTATTGCTGTGTTAGCGCCTCTTACCGCTATGGGCTTTAGTAATATCGTAGATTTGCTGATATTAAGTTATAGCCTTTCAGTATGTTGTCTTTCCGTCCCGATAGGTGCAGCCCTTCTCACACGTTATCAAGCTAGTTCTGCAGCAGCTTGGGCAGCGGTTCTTATAGGCGGAGGCGTATATAGTTGTGGATATTTCATCACCATCCCTTTCTCTAGAGATTTGATTTCCTGGTTATGTTCATTGCTAGCATTTGTCTTTGTTGAAATTTTCTATGTATATAGTAGAAAGCTTTCGGAGGGGAAAGCTTAG
- the hflX gene encoding GTPase HflX, whose protein sequence is MKKKPKEEKKSRESALGWRFSLPREEQDPSQALAVSCYTGKADQKNVQEHSDELVSLAESCDITVLDTHSWILRMPSSSTYLNEGKLLEIEEILKEFPTIGTLIIDEEITASQQRNLEKRLGLVVLDRTELILEIFASRAFTAEAGLQVELARARYLLPRLKRMWGHLSRQKSGGSSGGGFVKGEGEKQIELDRRMIRERIHKLTSDLKTVEKQRKERRKAKEKRGIPSFALIGYTNSGKSTLLNLLTSAETYAEDKLFATLDPKTRRCILPSGQRVLVTDTVGFIRKLPHTLVAAFKSTLEAALHEDVLLHVVDASHPLAFEHIETTKAILQELGIDHPKIITVLNKIDELPDGKASTKLRLLSPRAVLVSAKTGEGIQNLLEVMTDIITEGCPEVTLKFSYKDYGKFTELYDAGLVLSHRCKDDILIVESYLPKELEKKYQPFISRSSQKKKED, encoded by the coding sequence ATGAAAAAAAAGCCTAAAGAAGAGAAAAAGAGTCGTGAGAGCGCTTTAGGATGGCGTTTTTCTCTTCCTAGAGAAGAGCAAGATCCTTCTCAAGCTTTAGCAGTTTCCTGTTATACAGGAAAAGCTGATCAAAAAAATGTCCAGGAACATAGTGATGAGTTAGTTTCTCTCGCTGAATCTTGTGATATCACAGTTTTAGATACGCATTCGTGGATTTTACGTATGCCTTCATCTTCAACATACTTAAATGAGGGTAAGCTTTTAGAAATAGAAGAGATTCTAAAGGAATTTCCTACTATTGGCACATTGATAATTGATGAAGAGATCACAGCTTCACAGCAGAGAAATCTGGAAAAACGTTTAGGTCTTGTTGTCTTAGATCGTACAGAGTTGATACTAGAGATCTTCGCTAGTCGTGCTTTTACAGCAGAAGCAGGACTTCAAGTAGAGTTAGCACGTGCGCGTTATCTTCTTCCTCGGTTAAAAAGAATGTGGGGTCACTTATCACGTCAAAAATCAGGAGGTAGTAGCGGCGGAGGGTTTGTTAAAGGAGAGGGAGAGAAACAAATCGAACTCGATAGAAGGATGATTCGTGAAAGAATTCACAAATTAACTTCCGATCTTAAAACCGTAGAAAAGCAAAGGAAAGAGCGTCGTAAGGCTAAGGAAAAACGCGGAATTCCTTCGTTTGCTTTGATTGGTTATACCAACTCTGGAAAGAGCACGTTATTGAATCTTTTAACATCTGCAGAAACCTATGCAGAAGACAAACTATTTGCTACTCTAGATCCTAAAACTCGTAGATGTATTCTTCCCAGCGGGCAGCGTGTTCTCGTTACAGATACAGTAGGATTTATCCGTAAATTACCCCACACTCTTGTTGCAGCATTTAAAAGCACTTTAGAAGCTGCTTTACATGAAGATGTTTTACTTCATGTTGTCGATGCTTCACATCCCCTAGCTTTTGAGCATATAGAAACAACGAAAGCAATATTACAAGAATTGGGAATTGATCATCCTAAAATTATTACAGTATTGAATAAGATCGATGAGCTTCCTGATGGTAAAGCATCCACGAAGCTTCGTTTATTATCCCCACGTGCTGTGTTAGTTTCTGCAAAAACAGGAGAAGGGATTCAAAATCTTCTTGAAGTAATGACAGATATTATTACCGAAGGATGCCCCGAAGTAACATTAAAATTTTCTTATAAAGACTATGGGAAATTTACCGAGCTTTATGATGCAGGATTAGTACTTTCACATCGTTGTAAAGATGATATTTTAATTGTAGAGAGTTATTTACCAAAAGAATTGGAGAAGAAGTACCAACCGTTTATTTCTCGTTCTTCTCAAAAGAAAAAAGAAGATTAG
- a CDS encoding histidine triad nucleotide-binding protein, giving the protein MTIFEKIIEGSIECEKVFENENFIAIKDRFPQAAVHLLIIPKKHIERVQDMQEEDLPLLAEAGKIIQQLAEAFGIADGYRVVINNGIEGGQSVFHLHIHLLGGSSLGAIA; this is encoded by the coding sequence ATGACCATTTTTGAAAAAATTATCGAAGGCTCAATAGAGTGCGAAAAAGTTTTTGAAAATGAGAATTTTATAGCTATTAAAGATCGTTTTCCCCAGGCTGCTGTTCACTTATTAATCATTCCTAAGAAGCACATCGAAAGAGTGCAAGATATGCAAGAGGAGGATCTTCCCTTGCTTGCTGAGGCGGGGAAGATTATTCAGCAATTAGCAGAAGCTTTTGGTATTGCTGATGGATATCGTGTCGTGATCAATAATGGTATCGAAGGGGGGCAGAGCGTATTCCATTTACATATTCATCTTTTAGGTGGAAGCTCTTTAGGGGCTATTGCTTAA
- the glgB gene encoding 1,4-alpha-glucan branching protein GlgB: MVERILNSEDISLLISGRQSNPHKFLGIISESSSQDRIILFRPGAHSVAVELQGNIEHATHHHSGIFSLATPKGTLPHDYRIYHQNGLLAHDPYAFSPLWGEMDSFLFHQGTHYKIYEHMGAIPCDVRGISGVLFVVWAPHAQRVSVIGDFNYWNGLVNPLRKVSNSGVWELFIPGLDEGTLYKWEIISPSGEILIKTDPYGKGFDIPPQVTSRVVNSDRYTWHDTEWMESRSNAKDQPLAIYEVHVGSWQWDDGRPLGYRELAKRLAQYCKEMHYTHVELLPITEHPLNESWGYQVTGYYAPTWRYGSFQDFQFFVDHLHSEGIGVILDWVPGHFPTDSFALASFDGEALYESVDHKEPLHPHWHTYTFDYRCSEVVNFLLGSALFWLDKMHIDGLRVDAVTSMLYLDYGRKEGEWSPNIYGGKENLDAIEFIKHFNSVVHREFPGVLTFAEESTDFPKVTESVNSGGLGFDYKWNLGWMHDTFRYIKVDPLFRSYHHNDLTFSLWYAFNERYLLPLSHDEVVHGKGSLLQKISGDTWTKFAHMRLLLSYQLCQPGKKLVFMGGEFAQWREWSPDSPLDWHLLDNPYHASLHKCVAKMNALYCDLPYFWKGDGKQESFLWVDFKDTENNVISYYRFSGEDRSSALLCIHHFSSGYFPSYVLHCQGIKTCKLLFNSDDISFGGSGKGNRLPILCIDHDFPWGIAIELPPLATLIFQVVFSK, from the coding sequence ATGGTCGAGAGGATTTTAAATTCTGAAGATATTTCCTTATTAATTTCTGGCAGGCAAAGTAATCCTCATAAGTTTCTAGGGATTATTTCTGAAAGTTCTTCACAAGATAGAATCATTCTTTTTCGACCTGGAGCACATTCTGTAGCTGTGGAGCTTCAAGGAAATATCGAGCATGCTACACATCATCATTCAGGAATATTTTCTCTAGCTACTCCTAAGGGGACTCTCCCTCATGATTATCGTATTTATCATCAAAATGGCTTATTAGCTCACGATCCCTATGCTTTTTCTCCTTTATGGGGAGAGATGGACTCCTTTTTATTTCATCAGGGTACACACTATAAAATTTATGAGCATATGGGAGCTATTCCTTGTGATGTTCGAGGAATTTCAGGAGTGCTTTTCGTTGTATGGGCTCCCCATGCACAACGTGTTTCTGTAATTGGAGATTTTAACTATTGGAATGGTTTGGTTAATCCTTTACGTAAGGTTTCTAATTCTGGAGTTTGGGAATTATTTATTCCTGGTCTTGATGAAGGAACGCTGTATAAGTGGGAAATTATTAGTCCTTCCGGAGAAATTCTTATCAAAACTGATCCTTACGGGAAAGGTTTTGATATCCCTCCCCAAGTTACATCACGAGTTGTAAATAGCGATCGCTATACATGGCACGATACAGAATGGATGGAAAGCCGTAGCAATGCAAAGGACCAACCTTTAGCTATTTACGAGGTGCATGTGGGCTCTTGGCAATGGGATGATGGTAGACCTCTAGGTTATCGAGAACTAGCGAAGAGATTGGCCCAATATTGTAAAGAAATGCACTATACGCATGTTGAGCTATTGCCAATTACGGAGCATCCTTTAAATGAGTCTTGGGGTTATCAGGTAACGGGATACTATGCACCTACGTGGCGGTATGGATCTTTCCAAGATTTTCAATTTTTTGTGGACCATCTCCATAGTGAGGGTATTGGCGTAATTTTAGATTGGGTGCCAGGTCATTTTCCTACAGATTCTTTTGCTTTAGCTTCTTTCGATGGGGAAGCTCTTTATGAATCGGTAGATCATAAAGAACCCTTACATCCCCATTGGCATACTTATACTTTCGATTATCGCTGTAGTGAGGTTGTGAACTTCCTTTTAGGAAGTGCTTTGTTTTGGCTAGATAAAATGCATATCGACGGTTTACGTGTGGATGCTGTGACCTCGATGCTATATTTAGACTATGGGAGAAAAGAAGGTGAGTGGTCCCCAAATATTTATGGGGGAAAAGAAAATCTTGATGCTATTGAATTTATTAAACATTTTAACTCTGTAGTGCATAGAGAATTTCCTGGAGTGTTGACGTTTGCCGAAGAGTCTACAGATTTTCCTAAGGTTACAGAATCCGTAAATTCTGGAGGTTTAGGATTTGATTATAAATGGAATTTAGGATGGATGCACGATACGTTTCGCTATATCAAAGTGGATCCTTTATTCCGTTCTTATCATCATAATGATCTGACATTTAGTCTATGGTATGCCTTTAATGAAAGATACCTTCTGCCTCTCTCTCACGATGAAGTTGTTCACGGTAAGGGAAGCCTATTACAAAAAATCTCCGGAGATACTTGGACAAAATTTGCCCATATGCGTTTGTTGCTAAGCTATCAATTATGTCAGCCAGGGAAAAAACTCGTATTTATGGGAGGGGAATTTGCCCAATGGAGAGAGTGGTCTCCCGATAGCCCTCTAGATTGGCATTTATTAGACAATCCTTATCACGCATCTTTGCATAAATGTGTAGCCAAGATGAACGCTTTATACTGTGATCTTCCCTACTTTTGGAAAGGAGATGGTAAACAAGAGTCTTTCCTCTGGGTAGATTTTAAAGATACCGAAAATAATGTAATTTCTTATTACAGGTTTTCAGGAGAGGATCGTAGTAGTGCATTACTCTGCATTCACCATTTTAGCTCAGGATATTTTCCTTCCTATGTTTTACACTGCCAAGGCATTAAAACATGTAAGTTGCTCTTTAATAGTGATGATATAAGTTTTGGTGGCTCAGGAAAAGGCAATCGCTTGCCTATACTCTGTATAGATCATGACTTTCCTTGGGGAATCGCTATAGAGCTTCCCCCTCTAGCAACTTTAATTTTTCAAGTTGTCTTTTCAAAATAA